Proteins encoded together in one Benincasa hispida cultivar B227 chromosome 1, ASM972705v1, whole genome shotgun sequence window:
- the LOC120080416 gene encoding nucleolar protein 58-like has product MEEIAGGVLPEKAMKEELKAAEAEKEAEARLKKVAKAEKEDEKKNKRKEKKVGKEESWHHHKSRKNKEKKDDDKDEDAKKKRKEEKEERRLRRKEKRRLREEEKTKQRAASPKKDGESTSVREDRGTWRN; this is encoded by the coding sequence AGGGGGTGTGCTGCCAGAAAAGGCCATGAAGGAAGAGTTAAAGGCAGCTGAGGCAGAGAAGGAAGCCGAAGCTAGATTGAAAAAGGTAGCAAAAGCCGAGAAGGAAGacgagaagaagaataagagaaaggaaaagaaggttggaaAGGAGGAGTCGTGGCATCATCACAAGTCCagaaagaacaaagagaaaaaggatgatgaCAAAGATGAAGATgccaagaagaagaggaaagaggagaaagaagagagaaggttGCGCCGAAAGGAGAAGAGGCgcctgagagaagaagaaaaaacaaagcAGAGGGCTGCAAGCCCCAAGAAAGATGGAGAGTCGACCTCCGTAAGAGAGGATAGGGGGACATGGCGCAATTGA
- the LOC120080428 gene encoding UPF0329 protein ECU05_1680/ECU11_0050-like, with product MDKEGGLPEARVVNQPLPSEENMEEALRRSALAVSDSKETVQTESYEGPIKVALEEAMAKKQLEMAEEKKKKKKKIKEKRAEGDEEAHLIKKKERKNSEKKERKREEIRLKKKEEKRRGLRAQKSTEDEVVSAQQRESAQPEEGTRK from the coding sequence ATGGACAAGGAAGGAGGGCTGCCCGAAGCGAGGGTTGTTAATCAGCCACTACCTTCGGAGGAGAATATGGAGGAAGCTTTGAGAAGAAGCGCCCTGGCCGTTTCAGATTCTAAGGAAACTGTTCAAACagaatcctatgagggacccatcaAGGTTGCTTTGGAGGAAGCGATGGCGAAGAAGCAGCTGGAAATGgctgaggagaagaagaagaagaagaagaagatcaaagagaAGAGGGCTGAGGGAGATGAGGAAGCCCATTTaatcaagaagaaagaaagaaaaaatagtgaAAAGAAGGAACGCAAGCGGGAGGAGATACGCCtgaaaaagaaggaagagaagagaagagggCTGAGAGCCCAAAAGTCGACGGAGGATGAGGTTGTGTCAGCGCAACAGAGAGAATCAGCGCAACCTGAAGAGGGAACACGTAAATAA